One Prolixibacteraceae bacterium DNA segment encodes these proteins:
- a CDS encoding transposase, whose protein sequence is MWVWQNHEVTFITANKSRGYKVVVENFKKGFINATLVSDCYASQLKTPAKHYQLCLAHLQRELIYIKQQTNNSWAEDILNIFYKAMKLKRESAKNQYPLKEKSIFKEQLLLLLKNDEYDDQLDEIKTLRSRLIKRIDSVFTFLEYYEVPFDNNASERSIRNIKIKQKVSAGYRTEEGAQRYAMLRSIVDTLKKQGKSVVRMIAHWLSQNHLKVSWQ, encoded by the coding sequence ATGTGGGTATGGCAAAATCATGAGGTAACATTCATTACAGCCAATAAGTCTAGAGGGTATAAAGTTGTTGTAGAAAATTTTAAAAAAGGATTTATTAATGCGACCTTAGTCAGTGACTGCTATGCTTCGCAATTAAAAACTCCAGCCAAACATTATCAACTATGTTTAGCACATTTACAACGAGAATTAATCTACATTAAACAACAAACGAATAACAGTTGGGCAGAGGATATTTTGAATATATTCTATAAAGCCATGAAATTAAAGAGAGAATCAGCCAAGAACCAATATCCTTTAAAAGAAAAATCAATATTTAAAGAACAGCTTTTATTACTGTTGAAAAATGACGAGTATGACGATCAGCTAGATGAGATCAAGACATTACGGAGTCGATTAATTAAAAGGATTGATAGTGTGTTTACTTTCTTAGAGTATTACGAAGTTCCTTTTGACAACAATGCATCCGAAAGGTCAATACGTAATATTAAAATAAAACAAAAAGTATCTGCAGGTTATCGAACAGAAGAAGGAGCCCAAAGGTATGCCATGTTACGCTCTATTGTTGATACACTTAAAAAACAAGGAAAGAGTGTAGTGAGAATGATTGCTCATTGGTTATCTCAAAACCATCTTAAGGTCAGTTGGCAATAA
- a CDS encoding adenosine deaminase, which translates to MMNYFLTKLPKAELHLHIEGTLEPELMFLLAQRNHITLKYDSVEALREAYNFQNLQDFLDLYYEGAAVLIHEKDFYDLTMAYLKRVHQDGTIHVEIFFDPQTHTHRGVSMETIVRGIHRALEDGKRWLGVTYVLIPSFLRHLSEEDALKTWEELKPFLPFFGAIGLDSSEKGNPPSKFKNVFQEVRNAGLRVVAHAGEEGPAEYIWDAMNTLKIDRIDHGNRSLEDLELMAAIHKADLAMTLCPLSNLSLKVVADLVDHPLQELMDRGVRVTINSDDPAYFGGYLAQNYISLQQSLQLTKEQMIQLARNSFDASFITETHRIELHKQLDNFLEAYDK; encoded by the coding sequence ATGATGAACTACTTTTTAACAAAACTACCGAAAGCAGAATTACATCTGCATATTGAGGGTACGCTAGAACCTGAGTTGATGTTTTTGTTGGCCCAACGCAATCACATTACTTTAAAGTACGATAGTGTTGAAGCATTGCGAGAAGCCTACAATTTTCAGAACCTTCAGGACTTTTTAGATCTTTACTATGAAGGAGCGGCAGTGCTGATTCATGAGAAAGATTTTTATGACCTTACTATGGCATATCTAAAACGAGTTCATCAAGATGGTACTATTCATGTCGAGATTTTCTTTGATCCTCAAACTCATACCCATAGAGGAGTATCCATGGAAACAATCGTTCGTGGAATACATCGTGCATTAGAAGATGGAAAGAGATGGCTTGGGGTTACTTATGTGTTGATTCCGAGTTTCTTGCGTCATCTTTCTGAAGAAGATGCATTGAAAACATGGGAAGAGCTAAAACCATTCTTACCATTTTTTGGAGCTATAGGGCTTGATAGTTCAGAGAAAGGGAATCCACCTTCTAAATTTAAGAATGTTTTTCAAGAGGTTCGTAATGCTGGATTACGTGTGGTGGCACATGCAGGAGAGGAAGGACCTGCTGAATATATTTGGGATGCTATGAACACGCTAAAGATTGATCGTATCGATCATGGCAACCGTTCCCTTGAAGACCTTGAGTTGATGGCTGCAATTCACAAAGCAGATTTAGCAATGACTCTTTGTCCTCTCTCTAATTTAAGTCTTAAAGTGGTGGCCGACTTAGTGGACCATCCTCTTCAAGAGTTAATGGATCGAGGAGTACGTGTAACCATTAATTCTGATGACCCGGCTTATTTTGGAGGGTATTTGGCTCAGAATTACATTTCCTTACAGCAATCATTACAACTAACCAAAGAGCAAATGATTCAATTGGCACGTAACAGTTTTGATGCCTCTTTCATCACAGAAACACATCGTATCGAACTACATAAGCAGCTTGATAATTTTTTAGAGGCTTACGATAAATAG
- a CDS encoding NAD-dependent epimerase/dehydratase family protein — protein MKQHTIAISGARGFVGSKLSEFLQERHTIVILERETILNDPEQLDQILSDVSVVIHLSGASIAQRWTNRYKRVLENSRWITTQNLRAAINRVAKSQNREITFISTSAIGIYPANGPSGEHGEFLGGDFLNQLCRKWEHLALYPPNPNVRTIIFRLSLVLDPKQGAFKGISSLARMGIGINLIDGELPYPAIAVEDLVRCYEWAITKKNIRGCYNIAMPENTTQQMMAKALKRRHRLKFNITVPKSILRLVLGESIALINDMPDIITEKWESTGFIFLYPTIGTYIDHH, from the coding sequence ATGAAGCAACATACTATAGCTATTAGCGGTGCTCGAGGTTTTGTTGGATCGAAGTTGTCTGAATTTCTTCAGGAACGTCATACAATTGTTATTTTAGAGAGAGAGACCATTCTAAATGATCCAGAGCAACTAGATCAGATTTTATCCGATGTCTCTGTTGTCATTCATCTATCTGGAGCATCTATAGCACAGCGTTGGACAAATAGATATAAGAGAGTATTAGAAAATAGCAGATGGATTACAACACAGAATTTAAGAGCTGCTATTAATAGAGTTGCAAAGAGTCAAAATCGTGAAATAACTTTTATATCCACTTCAGCTATTGGCATCTATCCTGCTAATGGTCCTTCAGGTGAACATGGTGAATTTTTAGGAGGTGATTTTCTTAACCAATTATGTCGAAAATGGGAACATCTTGCTTTATATCCTCCGAACCCAAATGTGCGTACCATTATTTTTCGACTTTCTTTAGTTCTCGACCCTAAGCAAGGAGCTTTTAAAGGAATCTCTTCATTAGCACGAATGGGGATAGGTATAAATTTGATTGATGGAGAGCTTCCCTATCCAGCAATTGCAGTAGAAGATCTCGTTCGTTGTTATGAATGGGCTATAACGAAAAAGAATATTCGGGGTTGTTACAATATAGCTATGCCTGAAAATACAACCCAACAGATGATGGCTAAAGCATTAAAACGTCGTCATCGTTTGAAGTTCAATATCACGGTTCCTAAATCCATCCTTAGACTTGTTTTAGGTGAATCTATTGCACTTATTAATGATATGCCTGACATTATCACAGAGAAATGGGAGAGTACTGGCTTCATTTTCCTCTATCCAACTATTGGAACTTATATTGATCATCATTAA
- a CDS encoding PBP1A family penicillin-binding protein, whose amino-acid sequence MPLNLKERICSVSPRQWIYTIAILIGVGTLSIILFIFSIYMGIFGPVPSYEELKEISNPIASEIYSADNQLIGRIYLQNRSNVEFDEISKHAIDALVATEDSRFYEHDGIDEKALLRVFVKTIILQQHAGGGSTLSQQIAKNVYGRENHWILSMPINKIKEAITAYRLEKTYNKHEILTLYLNTVPFGDNTYGIETAAQHFFTKHAKELSLNEAAVLIGMLKANTYYNPRLHPDHAYIRKNVVLHQMVKNNYLSQKKYETISEEKILLNLDNGPIITELSGYYKHEIRVQTIKYLASEIRADGRPFNIYTDGLKIYTTINSKMQKMAEESVLDHMSRVQKTFERHWKGRNPWGRDTTILGKALRRSVRYRSLKKNKVSNKEIQKIFRTPIPVQRFTYDGIKEVKISPLDSIKYSIQLLHPSFIAIDPQTSQIKAWVGGPNYKYYPYDHVKAKRQVGSTFKPFVYAAALEQGIDPGKYISNAQETYEKYKNWTPKNAENHYDGYYSMEGALAHSVNTVAVKIMMETGPENVVNLAQNMGIKEPLPKVPSLALGTADCSLLELTSAYTTFANGGMHSDPILISKIDDSEGNTIRTVDSEIPRRVLSSETANIMNHFLEAVVDSGTGRSLRSRYGLRIALAGKTGTTQNGADGWFMGYCPNLVTGAWVGANNPKIHFRTIRYGQGAYLALPIVGTFFKKLTTNSSTRRHYQRDFTPPSRDFMRENEKMSMFSEDGKKRESWLKFGLDLFKMKKDSVEKLEQRPEGSVKPQKKKKRKKKGLWGSIKGLFGKK is encoded by the coding sequence ATGCCTTTAAACCTTAAAGAGAGAATTTGTTCCGTTTCTCCACGCCAGTGGATTTACACTATTGCTATATTAATTGGGGTAGGAACTCTCTCTATTATTCTTTTTATCTTTAGTATATACATGGGTATTTTTGGTCCAGTACCAAGCTATGAGGAACTGAAAGAGATCAGCAATCCTATTGCCTCAGAGATATACAGCGCAGACAACCAGCTTATAGGGCGTATCTATCTACAAAATCGAAGTAATGTTGAATTTGACGAAATATCGAAACACGCAATCGATGCATTGGTCGCAACAGAGGATTCTCGATTCTATGAGCATGATGGTATCGATGAAAAAGCGCTTCTTCGTGTATTTGTAAAAACGATTATTCTTCAACAGCATGCAGGAGGAGGAAGTACACTAAGTCAACAGATTGCCAAGAATGTTTATGGAAGAGAGAATCATTGGATTCTTTCGATGCCTATAAATAAAATCAAAGAGGCAATCACTGCTTATCGTTTAGAGAAAACATATAATAAACATGAAATTCTAACACTATACCTCAACACGGTTCCTTTTGGAGACAATACTTATGGCATAGAGACAGCAGCACAACATTTCTTTACGAAACATGCAAAAGAGCTCTCTCTAAATGAGGCTGCCGTTCTTATTGGTATGCTAAAAGCAAATACATACTATAACCCGAGACTTCATCCGGACCATGCTTATATACGTAAAAATGTGGTGTTACATCAAATGGTAAAGAATAACTATCTCTCTCAAAAAAAGTATGAAACGATTTCGGAAGAGAAAATACTTCTAAACCTAGATAATGGTCCAATTATCACTGAGCTATCTGGATATTACAAACATGAAATTAGGGTACAAACAATCAAATATCTTGCCTCTGAGATTCGTGCAGATGGAAGACCTTTTAATATCTATACTGATGGGTTAAAAATATATACCACCATTAACAGTAAGATGCAAAAAATGGCTGAAGAGTCAGTTCTTGATCATATGAGTAGGGTACAGAAGACTTTCGAAAGACATTGGAAAGGACGTAATCCTTGGGGACGTGACACAACTATTTTAGGCAAAGCACTTCGTCGTTCTGTTAGATATCGTAGTTTGAAAAAGAATAAAGTAAGCAATAAAGAGATCCAAAAGATTTTTCGTACTCCTATTCCAGTTCAGAGATTTACTTATGATGGAATCAAAGAGGTGAAAATATCTCCATTAGACTCAATTAAATACTCAATTCAGCTCCTTCACCCATCATTCATTGCTATAGATCCTCAAACATCACAAATAAAAGCATGGGTCGGTGGACCGAACTATAAATATTATCCCTACGATCACGTGAAAGCGAAAAGACAAGTAGGTTCTACGTTTAAACCATTTGTTTATGCTGCGGCATTAGAACAAGGTATCGATCCCGGAAAATATATCAGTAATGCACAAGAGACCTACGAAAAGTATAAAAACTGGACTCCAAAGAATGCTGAAAATCATTACGATGGGTACTACTCTATGGAGGGAGCACTAGCACATTCCGTAAACACTGTTGCGGTTAAGATTATGATGGAAACAGGGCCAGAAAATGTTGTGAACCTAGCTCAAAATATGGGGATTAAAGAGCCGCTTCCTAAAGTACCATCATTGGCTCTTGGAACTGCCGACTGTTCTCTGTTGGAGTTAACTTCTGCTTATACTACGTTTGCTAATGGAGGGATGCACAGTGACCCGATATTAATCTCTAAGATTGATGATTCTGAAGGCAATACAATCCGTACAGTAGACTCCGAAATACCACGTAGGGTATTAAGTTCTGAAACCGCAAATATCATGAATCATTTTCTAGAAGCAGTAGTAGATAGTGGAACAGGAAGATCGTTACGCTCTAGATACGGGCTCAGAATTGCCTTAGCTGGTAAAACAGGGACTACACAAAATGGTGCAGATGGATGGTTTATGGGTTACTGTCCGAACTTAGTTACAGGAGCATGGGTAGGTGCGAACAATCCGAAAATTCACTTCCGTACGATTAGATATGGACAAGGGGCCTATCTCGCTCTTCCAATTGTTGGGACATTTTTCAAAAAACTTACAACAAATAGTTCGACAAGACGTCACTATCAAAGAGACTTTACTCCTCCTTCAAGAGACTTTATGAGAGAAAATGAGAAAATGTCCATGTTCTCTGAAGATGGAAAGAAGAGAGAGTCGTGGCTTAAATTTGGCTTGGATCTATTCAAAATGAAAAAAGATAGTGTTGAGAAGTTAGAACAAAGACCCGAGGGTAGTGTAAAACCTCAAAAGAAGAAAAAACGTAAGAAAAAAGGATTGTGGGGAAGCATTAAAGGCCTCTTCGGGAAAAAATAA
- a CDS encoding LysR family transcriptional regulator → MDFRSLVFLSVARNLNFTKAAEELHISQPAVTKHIKLLEESLETTLFQRKGNRIALTDEGFLVQKHYLEMNEIEDTLTYELQQRNDQTKGVLRIGGSSTIAQYVIPQIIAKFHQRFPNVKISLVSSNSFHILEMLNNNLIDIAFVENHSTRSDLNYKYWMDDELVIITGMKTKLGMEEITLEKIKYYPLIVREIGSGTLEVIEQIFKKHDTQMEDLNIRMHLGSTEAMKYYLREFEGIGIVSNQAIKNELKWKELKVLPCEEIKFNRTFRISTRKGESRRLIEHFIDFTLNYNF, encoded by the coding sequence ATGGATTTTAGAAGTTTGGTCTTTCTATCGGTTGCTCGCAACCTAAATTTCACAAAAGCAGCAGAGGAGCTTCACATTAGCCAGCCTGCTGTCACAAAACACATTAAACTTCTAGAAGAGTCGTTGGAGACTACCTTATTCCAACGTAAAGGGAATCGTATCGCACTAACCGATGAGGGTTTTTTGGTGCAAAAGCACTACCTCGAAATGAACGAAATAGAAGATACTCTCACCTATGAGCTGCAACAACGTAACGATCAAACAAAAGGGGTATTACGCATTGGAGGAAGCTCAACAATTGCACAATATGTAATACCTCAAATCATTGCCAAGTTTCATCAACGTTTTCCCAACGTAAAAATCAGTTTGGTTAGCAGTAATTCTTTTCATATTCTAGAGATGTTGAATAATAACCTTATAGACATTGCCTTTGTCGAAAATCACTCTACTAGATCAGACCTGAACTATAAATATTGGATGGACGATGAATTAGTTATCATTACTGGGATGAAAACCAAATTGGGAATGGAAGAGATTACTTTGGAGAAAATAAAATACTATCCTCTTATCGTTAGGGAGATTGGATCAGGAACACTTGAAGTTATAGAGCAGATTTTTAAGAAACATGATACACAAATGGAAGATCTGAATATCCGAATGCATCTTGGTAGTACTGAGGCGATGAAGTACTATCTTAGGGAATTTGAGGGTATTGGTATTGTTTCAAATCAGGCAATAAAAAATGAACTAAAATGGAAGGAATTAAAAGTACTTCCATGTGAAGAGATAAAATTCAACCGTACATTTCGTATCTCAACAAGGAAAGGGGAGTCGAGAAGATTAATAGAACATTTTATTGATTTCACTCTTAACTATAACTTCTAG
- a CDS encoding putative sulfate exporter family transporter, giving the protein MNVSILNREKSYDGLYKKLVVALPILFLIPHFEAAFALLLGIIVGNIPALNKHVPRTITASSLLKYSVVLMGFGMHLAPMIQVSQEGFIFTAITITTALVLGKVLGKLLGIDKQLGFLISCGTSICGGSAIAAAASATNAKTQNISIALGVIFLLNSIALLIFPPIGHLLNMSQTQFGYFSALAIHDTTSVVGACSTYGDQALQMGTMLKCARALWIVPLTLGIVFMHKNPSTTEDGKKRKTGWPYFILFFIGAILLVELCPQWQGTFDHLYWGGKKMMLYAIFLTGLGINKGLIQHEGTKPIWMGVGLWVVLIGVSLYITLNFVQ; this is encoded by the coding sequence ATGAATGTATCCATATTAAATAGAGAGAAATCGTATGATGGCTTATATAAGAAGTTGGTAGTTGCACTACCAATACTTTTTCTCATTCCTCATTTCGAAGCAGCCTTTGCACTACTTTTAGGAATAATTGTAGGCAATATTCCTGCACTAAACAAACATGTTCCTCGAACGATCACTGCCTCCAGTCTATTAAAATATTCCGTAGTATTAATGGGTTTTGGGATGCATTTAGCTCCCATGATTCAGGTCTCACAAGAAGGATTTATATTTACAGCGATCACCATCACCACCGCATTAGTACTTGGTAAGGTTCTTGGAAAACTATTGGGAATAGACAAGCAATTGGGGTTCTTAATCTCCTGTGGCACCTCTATCTGTGGTGGAAGTGCTATTGCAGCGGCGGCCTCTGCAACCAATGCCAAGACACAAAATATCTCTATTGCATTGGGAGTAATCTTTCTATTGAACTCTATCGCACTATTGATCTTCCCTCCGATAGGTCACCTGTTGAATATGAGTCAGACACAATTTGGTTATTTTAGTGCCTTGGCAATCCACGACACTACCTCAGTAGTAGGAGCCTGCAGCACCTACGGGGACCAAGCTCTACAGATGGGAACCATGTTGAAATGTGCTAGAGCACTATGGATTGTGCCCTTGACTTTGGGTATTGTATTTATGCACAAAAACCCAAGTACCACCGAAGATGGCAAGAAGCGTAAAACAGGATGGCCTTATTTCATTCTATTCTTTATTGGTGCGATACTATTGGTAGAGCTATGCCCACAATGGCAGGGAACTTTTGATCACCTATACTGGGGAGGAAAAAAAATGATGCTTTATGCGATCTTCTTAACTGGATTAGGAATAAACAAAGGATTAATACAACATGAAGGAACCAAACCTATTTGGATGGGGGTTGGATTATGGGTCGTGTTAATCGGAGTATCCTTATATATTACACTCAATTTTGTTCAATAA
- a CDS encoding sulfite exporter TauE/SafE family protein, which produces MDHTLVLLCLVIAGASLLKGMTSFGFSLMAFPILLNFYSPLILVPMLTLCNVLTSAQIVLTTKVKKKNTEKPNHWLLIAGVVGIVPGVLLLQTLDVDTLKVIVGVIFVLLSILFLSGFRFKIKHPIRAQIIAGTTAGFLGGALSVSGPPLVLFLTSMKFTNQQFRLHFARFSVLTSSVAFIGYFLSGMITGEVWKLFFISFPILILGTILGQKLSTKVSIRFFQVLCISISLCAGIWSLITGLQL; this is translated from the coding sequence ATGGACCACACTCTTGTATTGCTCTGTTTAGTCATTGCTGGGGCTAGCTTGTTAAAAGGAATGACAAGTTTCGGATTTTCATTGATGGCTTTCCCTATCCTATTGAATTTCTATTCTCCTTTGATATTGGTCCCAATGCTTACGCTTTGTAATGTATTAACCAGTGCTCAGATTGTTTTGACGACAAAGGTTAAAAAGAAGAATACGGAGAAACCAAATCATTGGTTGCTTATTGCAGGAGTAGTGGGCATTGTACCTGGAGTATTACTACTACAAACGTTAGATGTTGATACACTTAAAGTTATTGTTGGAGTAATATTTGTATTGTTATCCATTCTGTTCCTATCTGGGTTTCGTTTCAAAATAAAACATCCGATAAGAGCACAGATTATCGCAGGAACAACAGCAGGTTTTTTGGGAGGAGCCCTCTCTGTTAGTGGTCCTCCTTTAGTACTTTTCCTGACCTCTATGAAGTTTACGAACCAGCAGTTTCGTCTTCATTTTGCACGTTTTAGTGTTCTTACATCAAGCGTGGCATTCATAGGTTACTTTTTGAGTGGAATGATCACAGGCGAAGTTTGGAAACTATTCTTTATCTCATTCCCAATATTGATACTAGGAACCATTCTTGGACAGAAACTTTCAACCAAAGTCTCCATTCGATTTTTCCAAGTACTTTGTATCTCTATTTCACTGTGTGCTGGAATATGGTCATTAATAACAGGGTTACAATTATAA
- the pflB gene encoding formate C-acetyltransferase: MSNKDFKNSRWNKAIDVRDFVIQNITPYEGDDSFLEGATDRTNRLWDVCRQALKEERQNNGVRAIDTTVVSTISSFAAGYIQKEDEVIVGLQTDMLLKRAMKPYGGYNVVAKAVSEHGLKVDPKVEEIFTKYAKTHNDGVFDVYTKEIRKFRSLGFLTGLPDNYARGRVIGDYRRLALYGVDRLIQGKMEDMDSLVGPMDDNRIRLREEVAEQIKALKEMIEMGNHYGLELQRPAQDAREAVQWTYMAYLAAVKEQDGAAMSLGNVSSFLDIFIQRDLEAGVITEVEAQEMIDQFVMKLRMVRHLRMDAYEQIFAGDPTWVTESIGGMLTDGRTKVTKTSFRFLQTLYNLGASPEPNITILWSQDLPEGFKRFCSKVSIDTSSIQYENDDLMRVNRCSDDYGIACCVSFQEIGKQIQFFGARTNLAKTLLLAINGGRCENTNTMMVEGINPLKGEVLDYDEVVKNFKVAMHTVARVYNESMNIIHYMHDKYYYEKGQMSLVDTNPKINIAYGIAGLSIVADSLSAIKHTKVTPIRNEDGLTVDFKIEGEFPKYGNDDDRVDDIARKVVNHFNNELKALKVYKDADPTLSVLTITSNVVYGKKTGATPDGRKAGVPFAPGANPMHGRDTHGAIASLNSVAKIDYKDSQDGISNTFSIVPKSLGADREDRVINLVGTLDGYFGRKAHHLNVNVLNRETLLDAMENPEEYPQLTIRVSGYAVNFTRLSREQQQEVISRSFHDRM; encoded by the coding sequence ATGTCTAATAAGGATTTTAAGAACAGTAGATGGAACAAAGCCATCGATGTTAGAGATTTTGTTATCCAAAACATAACCCCATATGAGGGGGACGATAGTTTCCTTGAGGGAGCTACAGATCGTACCAACCGTTTGTGGGATGTATGTCGCCAAGCTTTAAAGGAAGAGCGTCAAAATAATGGTGTACGTGCAATCGATACAACGGTAGTCTCTACGATCAGTTCATTCGCAGCTGGATATATCCAAAAAGAGGATGAGGTGATCGTAGGTCTACAAACAGATATGCTATTGAAGCGTGCAATGAAACCATACGGTGGATACAATGTGGTTGCAAAAGCAGTTTCAGAACATGGACTAAAAGTGGATCCTAAGGTTGAAGAGATCTTCACTAAATATGCAAAGACCCATAATGATGGTGTATTTGATGTCTACACAAAAGAGATTCGTAAATTTAGATCACTGGGGTTTCTGACAGGCCTTCCTGACAACTATGCACGCGGTCGTGTTATTGGAGATTATCGTCGTTTGGCTCTATATGGAGTAGATCGACTTATCCAAGGTAAAATGGAAGATATGGATAGTCTTGTTGGTCCTATGGATGACAATCGTATCCGTCTTCGTGAAGAAGTAGCTGAGCAGATTAAGGCTTTGAAAGAGATGATCGAAATGGGAAACCATTATGGACTAGAGCTTCAACGCCCTGCACAAGATGCACGTGAGGCAGTTCAATGGACCTATATGGCTTACTTGGCTGCTGTAAAAGAGCAAGATGGAGCAGCAATGTCTTTAGGAAACGTTTCTTCTTTTCTTGACATTTTCATCCAAAGAGATCTTGAAGCAGGTGTCATTACAGAGGTAGAAGCTCAAGAGATGATTGACCAATTTGTGATGAAACTTCGTATGGTGCGCCACCTTCGTATGGATGCTTATGAGCAAATCTTTGCAGGAGATCCAACTTGGGTAACAGAATCTATCGGTGGTATGTTGACTGATGGTAGAACAAAAGTAACAAAAACATCTTTTCGATTTCTTCAAACGCTTTACAACTTAGGAGCTTCTCCAGAACCAAACATTACTATTCTTTGGTCTCAAGATCTCCCAGAAGGTTTCAAGAGATTCTGTTCAAAGGTATCTATCGACACCTCGTCAATACAATATGAGAATGATGACTTAATGCGAGTAAACCGTTGTTCTGATGATTATGGTATCGCATGTTGTGTATCATTCCAAGAAATTGGAAAACAGATCCAATTCTTCGGAGCACGTACCAACTTGGCTAAAACTCTTCTTTTGGCTATCAATGGTGGACGTTGTGAAAATACAAATACCATGATGGTAGAGGGTATCAATCCTCTTAAAGGAGAGGTACTAGACTACGACGAAGTAGTAAAGAACTTTAAAGTAGCGATGCACACTGTCGCTCGTGTCTACAATGAGTCGATGAATATCATCCACTATATGCACGATAAGTATTACTACGAAAAAGGACAGATGTCATTAGTTGATACCAACCCTAAAATCAATATCGCATATGGTATTGCAGGTCTTTCGATTGTTGCCGACTCACTTTCTGCAATCAAACACACAAAAGTGACTCCTATTCGTAATGAGGATGGATTGACAGTAGACTTTAAGATTGAAGGAGAATTCCCAAAATATGGAAATGACGATGACCGAGTAGACGATATCGCTCGTAAAGTCGTAAACCACTTTAATAATGAATTGAAAGCATTAAAGGTATACAAAGACGCAGACCCTACTCTTTCAGTTCTCACTATTACTTCGAATGTAGTATATGGTAAGAAAACGGGGGCAACTCCTGACGGTCGTAAAGCAGGGGTTCCTTTTGCTCCAGGAGCAAATCCAATGCATGGAAGAGATACTCACGGTGCAATTGCATCCCTTAACTCTGTAGCAAAAATTGACTACAAGGATTCTCAAGATGGTATCTCTAATACTTTTAGTATCGTGCCTAAATCATTGGGAGCAGATAGAGAGGACCGAGTTATTAATCTTGTTGGTACATTAGATGGTTATTTCGGAAGAAAAGCACACCATCTGAATGTAAATGTACTAAATAGAGAAACCCTTCTAGATGCCATGGAGAACCCGGAAGAGTATCCACAGCTTACTATTCGTGTCTCGGGATACGCTGTAAACTTTACACGTCTTTCTAGAGAGCAACAACAAGAGGTTATCTCACGTTCTTTTCACGATAGAATGTAA
- the pflA gene encoding pyruvate formate lyase-activating protein, with protein MDQLSVHSIESFGTHDGPGIRMIIFTQGCKFKCLYCHNPDTIPMSEGTSYEIDDLVRRAVNMKSYFGKKGGVTISGGEPLIHSKALIPLFKKLKEEGINTNIDTNGRVLNAYTKELIDNYADLVMLDIKHINNEWHKKITGGHDVTYPLRFAAHRESSGKPMWIRYVLVPGWTDQPEYLHELGQYFKDYNTIEKIEIQPYHQLGIHKWEGMGWEYQLKDVSENTPEQLSKAKEILSRYFKEVKVN; from the coding sequence ATGGATCAGCTATCTGTACACTCTATTGAGAGCTTTGGGACTCACGATGGTCCTGGAATCAGGATGATTATCTTTACCCAAGGATGTAAATTCAAATGTCTCTACTGTCACAATCCTGACACCATCCCTATGTCAGAAGGGACATCCTATGAAATAGATGACTTGGTAAGAAGGGCAGTCAACATGAAAAGCTATTTCGGGAAAAAAGGTGGTGTAACCATTTCTGGGGGAGAACCTCTGATTCATAGTAAAGCATTAATTCCTCTTTTTAAGAAGCTTAAGGAGGAGGGAATAAACACCAATATCGACACCAATGGTAGAGTATTGAACGCTTACACCAAAGAGTTGATAGATAATTATGCCGATCTTGTAATGCTAGACATAAAACATATTAACAACGAATGGCACAAAAAAATTACCGGTGGACATGATGTAACATATCCTCTAAGATTTGCAGCACATAGAGAATCTTCGGGTAAACCGATGTGGATTCGCTATGTGTTAGTACCAGGATGGACAGATCAACCAGAATATCTTCATGAACTAGGACAGTACTTCAAAGATTATAACACCATTGAAAAAATTGAGATTCAACCATACCACCAGTTAGGTATTCACAAGTGGGAAGGTATGGGATGGGAATATCAGCTAAAAGATGTTTCTGAAAATACACCAGAGCAGTTATCGAAGGCTAAAGAGATCTTATCACGGTACTTTAAAGAGGTAAAAGTTAACTAA